From the Primulina tabacum isolate GXHZ01 chromosome 15, ASM2559414v2, whole genome shotgun sequence genome, one window contains:
- the LOC142526796 gene encoding uncharacterized protein LOC142526796 isoform X3, producing MEKLFVQIFERKNRIIEQVKQQTELYNQNLASKLLIEGITPPSWLWSPTGSSDSKELNKEDLISKLLGQYTLDSIRCSTEQYPLYDKPFISGANREFSDGFLKDTLDNCPSGQGRSVTRGDTDAGCSQNCAPELDFSITSPKDQTTGGFLNISNAPDQSVARIQRSKARQKAPELDFSITSPKDQTIGVFLNISNAPDQSVARIQRSKSGLKAPELDFNNTSPKDQTTGGFLNISNAPDQSVARIQRSKSRQKALELRNSANTVAESALDHESISGILSSGIRLSISSSKQTGNENELPELVEPCAFSGSCYEDLDLDEAACQNKDNGMDLYFGRITRSRSHVEILGSGRTSLELGHSQNDRKDVSFHCANTSKRSSVGTSSRVVADYRNRLLQSPGSSSAFGQNDGDIRFRAGSLSKEKGEVYSGKISSFKSSHRPQSCASGSWKADSFSNDDQRMVGTIMDFGDDLCKNHVDGSPVKKNIFYVGCVDKDGRGSILEDGKSCKESSNISEPVHCSKISSFGGGTLSISSPRKNSAANDKVQNFSGCQTRPPWCETKDMLDEVRNVDFMMNNELVAGNLINRSLSSANGDEQISVSLSSNGAKQRRQLESLVAKDSKNCFMSEKIQQLDFSVFEEQNLKTFSSSLGKKRPDKSPKNVSDRDLLLTQEISNCGYNPSLGGQSPDDSEVRKDVAKVHTNSSECDIHKHVDTCTEKYVSLTSQNNTPKRPQDNIEGGNCQYPEVEDETDIMMSKMVDTPTLLFHPVEQCWEQGYETSAEQVIEEGNWIGEGSLKSSEVSHATGSKDVGQSCFPKLANNPGEESHGFSSGQSEMANPMCVVPDKIEQFPAQVSQILSRLTGVEDNRLVTNYKSTKQGEDLLLEGRFEIVSIGSWPQLKRRKIKELQVNRLTSYPSSVKHVGSIQRDSPNRYLRNIEMDVNTDLTDLLDRKMSIDIEMDQDKDTDCINTENLTHTMRMLQANKSPPSVDGEQSQCLILSPKHKDLKFVAESMPVFEGFNVEMLADNGDLDFAADGVDLAGLRLSRIAIERASIIEEMCRSASLDTPMSHLSSALNFQGTLNPFQSLPNGLLEHMNLKTYLPTNKQLDSGKSLVNDTGSTLERIERVPYSVSLPYSRSRHGWNSRIQHASPVGSLWERLSSHTVSSEKCSISNPELTCFPIEEDPCISEDNKRVDEIVDDVEEETDSLLARDCNVRHPLEDLTNMGLNSSVSTFAKQNILRADTVDVTIAKSNVGGTQDDVQWSLKNKSRYDSEMRENQGSSLGKAKRKSYPTSPIGYDGTKKAKVSIDESVSTPTLSSKTNLKKHEQKISLKDSKRNNIVSNICSFIPLVQQTQAAAAVCAGKRDIKVKALEAAEAAKRLEEKRMNERKNRKEALKLERAKLEAENLRKMELEKKRKELERKKKDADAIAKKRSREEEERREKERKRTRLEARLRLREEEERGHAEKAGKEKRHTKVDEKINTKKSYNEFKKEQNRGVVRGDDVASKKTVIEECGVSGDSFEAGKALPTVDRSPKNEDLIVQKRQEKSYEISPYQCSEDEDEEDEELPTKKYIPSWASKSSMGLLLPLQQKMEPDLIFHPESFCCMDEVLLPRKLQQR from the exons ATGGAGAAGTTGTTCGTGCAGATATTCGAGCGGAAGAATCGAATAATAGAACAAGTGAAGCAACAGACGGAGTTGTATAACCAGAACCTGGCCTCTAAACTCCTGATTGAAGGAATCACTCCTCCGTCTTGGCTTTGGAGCCCTACCGGCTCTTCCGACTCTAAAG aactgaacaaggaagaCCTGATCTCTAAACTTCTTGGCCAATATACACTAGACTCAATCCGTTGCTCCACTGAACAGTACCCTTTGTACGATAAGCCATTCATCTCAGGAGCTAATCGAGAATTTTCTGATGGATTTCTCAAGGATACTCTTGATAATTGTCCTAGTGGACAAGGTAGATCTGTAACCAGAGGCGACACAGATGCTGGTTGTTCCCAAAATTGTGCTCCTGAGCTAGACTTTAGTATTACATCACCTAAGGATCAGACAACTGGAGGGTTCTTGAATATTTCTAATGCACCAGATCAGTCTGTGGCTAGAATCCAGAGATCTAAGGCTAGACAAAAGGCTCCTGAGCTAGACTTTAGTATTACATCACCTAAGGATCAGACAATTGGAGTGTTCTTGAATATTTCTAATGCACCGGATCAGTCTGTTGCTAGAATTCAGAGATCTAAGTCTGGACTAAAGGCTCCTGAGCTAGACTTTAATAATACATCACCTAAGGATCAGACAACTGGAGGGTTCTTGAATATTTCTAATGCACCAGATCAGTCCGTGGCTAGAATTCAGAGGTCTAAGTCTAGGCAAAAGGCTCTGGAGCTTCGTAACAGTGCAAATACAGTAGCTGAGAGTGCATTAGATCATGAAAGCATCAGTGGTATTCTTTCAAGCGGGATTAGATTGTCTATTTCTTCTTCCAAGCAAACAGGTAATGAAAATGAACTTCCAGAATTGGTAGAACCGTGTGCATTCAGCGGTTCATGTTATGAAGACTTGGATTTGGACGAAGCAGCTTGCCAAAACAAAGACAATGGCATGGATTTGTACTTTGGCAGAATTACAAGGTCTAGAAGTCATGTCGAAATTCTAGGTTCTGGCCGAACTTCATTAGAATTAGGCCACTCTCAAAATGATAGAAAAGATGTGTCATTTCATTGTGCTAACACGAGTAAAAGGAGCTCTGTGGGTACTTCCAGTAGAGTGGTGGCTGATTATCGTAATAGGCTGCTGCAGTCACCTGGATCTTCGTCTGCTTTTGGTCAAAATGACGGGGATATCAGATTTAGAGCAGGTTCTCTGAGCAAGGAAAAGGGAGAGGTTTATTCTGGCaaaatttcttcatttaaaagCTCTCATAGGCCTCAAAGTTGTGCTAGTGGTTCGTGGAAAGCAGAtagtttttcaaatgatgatcaGAGAATGGTTGGTACCATAATGGATTTTGGGGATGATTTATGTAAAAACCATGTCGATGGATCCCCAGTTAAGAAGAATATTTTTTATGTTGGCTGTGTAGATAAGGATGGCCGAGGATCAATTTTAGAAGATGGCAAGAGTTGCAAAGAGAGTAGCAATATATCTGAGCCTGTACATTGCTCgaaaatttcttcttttggGGGAGGCACGCTGTCAATATCCTCTCCTAGAAAGAATTCTGCCGCAAATGATAAAGTTCAGAATTTTTCAGGTTGTCAAACTAGACCACCTTGGTGTGAAACCAAAGATATGCTTGATGAGGTAAGAAATGTTGATTTTATGATGAACAACGAGCTTGTTGCGGGCAATCTTATTAATCGCTCTCTTAGTTCAGCGAATGGTGATGAACAGATAAGCGTTAGTTTAAGTTCAAATGGTGCTAAACAAAGAAGGCAGTTGGAATCTTTAGTGGCAAAGGACTCCAAAAATTGTTTTATGTCTGAGAAGATACAACAATTAGATTTTAGTGTATTTGAAGAGCAAAACTTGAAAACCTTCTCTTCTAGTTTAGGAAAGAAAAGGCCCGATAAGTCACCAAAAAACGTGTCGGATCGTGATTTATTGCTTACCCAGGAAATTTCTAACTGCGGTTATAACCCTTCTTTGGGTGGGCAATCACCAGACGATTCAGAGGTCCGGAAAGATGTAGCTAAAGTTCATACAAACTCTTCCGAATGTGATATTCACAAGCATGTTGACACCTGCACTGAAAAATATGTTTCTCTTACAAGTCAAAATAATACACCAAAGAGGCCTCAAGATAATATAGAGGGTGGGAATTGCCAATACCCTGAAGTTGAAGACGAGACAGATATTATGATGTCAAAAATGGTGGACACTCCTACTTTACTGTTTCATCCAGTGGAACAATGTTGGGAACAGGGGTATGAAACCTCGGCAGAACAGGTCATTGAAGAG GGTAATTGGATTGGTGAAGGCAGCCTTAAGAGCTCAGAAGTTTCACATGCTACTGGAAGCAAAGACGTTGGACAATCTTGTTTTCCTAAACTAGCCAATAACCCAGGTGAAGAGTCCCATGGTTTCTCAAGTGGACAATCAGAAATGGCAAATCCAATGTGTGTTGTTCCTGACAAAATAGAGCAGTTTCCCGCACAGGTTTCTCAAATTTTATCACGCCTTACTGGTGTTGAAGATAATAGGTTAGTAACTAATTATAAAAGCACTAAACAAGGTGAGGACTTATTACTCGAGGGCAGATTTGAAATTGTCAGCATCGGATCATGGCCACAGCTGAAGAGGAGAAAGATCAAAGAGCTACAAGTGAATAGACTGACATCTTATCCAAGCTCGGTGAAACATGTTGGCAGCATTCAACGAGATTCTCCAAATAGATATTTAAGGAACATAGAAATGGATGTAAACACTGATTTGACAGATTTATTAGATAGGAAGATGAGTATCGATATAGAAATGGACCAGGATAAGGATACAGATTGTATAAATACGGAAAATTTAACTCACACGATGAGAATGCTTCAAGCAAACAAATCTCCTCCGTCCGTTGATGGAGAGCAGTCACAATGTTTGATTCTTTCTCCAAAACATAAAGACCTGAAATTTGTTGCTGAATCGATGCCTGTGTTTGAGGGGTTCAATGTAGAGATGCTAGCAGATAATGGTGACCTGGATTTTGCTGCGGATGGTGTTGATTTGGCCGGATTAAGGCTTTCCAGGATTGCAATAGAACGTGCTAGCATAATAGAAGAAATGTGCAGATCGGCTAGCCTGGATACACCCATGTCTCATTTATCATCTGCTTTAAATTTTCAAGGAACCTTAAACCCATTTCAATCTTTACCAAATGGTCTCCTTGAGCACATGAACCTGAAGACTTATTTGCCTACCAACAAACAACTAGATTCTGGTAAGAGTCTTGTAAATGATACGGGAAGTACTCTCGAAAGGATTGAAAGGGTGCCATATTCTGTTAGTCTACCTTATTCTCGATCAAGACATGGTTGGAATTCAAGAATTCAACATGCATCTCCGGTTGGGAGTTTGTGGGAAAGGCTGTCATCACACACTGTAAGTTCAGAGAAGTGTTCGATTTCAAATCCAGAACTCACATGTTTCCCAATTGAGGAAGACCCTTGTATCAGTGAAGACAATAAAAGGGTAGATGAGATTGTAGATGATGTCGAAGAAGAAACTGATTCATTATTGGCGCGTGATTGTAATGTGCGGCATCCGCTTGAGGATTTGACAAACATGGGTTTAAATTCATCTGTATCAACTTTTGCAAAACAGAACATCTTGAGGGCAGATACTGTGGATGTCACTATTGCAAAATCTAATGTTGGCGGGACTCAAGATGATGTACAATGGAGTCTGAAAAATAAGTCTCGGTATGACAGTGAGATGAGGGAAAATCAAGGATCCTCTTTGGGCAAAGCCAAGAGAAAGAGCTACCCGACTTCACCAATTGGTTATGACGGAACCAAGAAGGCCAAAGTATCAATTGATGAAAGTGTCAGCACACCAACTTTATCAAGTAAAACCAATTTGAAGAAACATGAGCAAAAGATTTCATTGAAGGATTCTAAGAGGAATAACAttgtttcaaatatttgttcatttATACCACTGGTACAACAGACAcaagctgctgctgctgtatgTGCAG GAAAAAGAGATATCAAGGTGAAAGCCCTGGAGGCTGCTGAGGCTGCAAAACGTCTAGAAGAAAAAAGAATGAATGAACGTAAGAATAGGAAGGAAGCTTTGAAGCTTGAACGTGCAAAATTGGAAGCagaaaatttgagaaaaatggAACTTGAGAAGAAAAGGAAAGAATTGGAACGCAAGAAAAAAGATGCTGATGCGATTGCAAAGAAAAGGTCGAGAGAGGAAGAAGAAAGAAGGGAAAAGGAGAGGAAAAGAACGCGGTTAGAAGCAAGGCTACGTCTGAGGGAAGAAGAAGAAAGAGGACATGCTGAGAAAGCTGGAAAAGAAAAACGCCATACCAAAGTT GATGAGAAAATCAACACCAAGAAGTCTTACAATGAGTTTAAGAAGGAGCAAAACCGTGGAGTCGTGAGAGGAGACGACGTTGCTTCAAAAAAAACAGTCATTGAAGAATGTGGTGTTTCTGGTGATTCTTTCGAAGCTGGAAAG GCACTGCCCACAGTCGATAGATCACCCAAAAACGAGGACTTGATAGTTCAgaaaaggcaagaaaaatcatATGAGATCTCTCCATATCAATGTTCAGAAGACgaagatgaagaagatgaagagttACCCACCAAAAAGTACATTCCATCATGGGCCAG TAAAAGTTCTATGGGTCTGCTTTTACCCTTGCAGCAAAAAATGGAACCTGATTTAATATTTCATCCTGAAAGTTTTTGCTGCATGGATGAAG TTCTCCTTCCTCGCAAGCTACAGCAGAGATAG
- the LOC142526796 gene encoding uncharacterized protein LOC142526796 isoform X2 codes for MEKLFVQIFERKNRIIEQVKQQTELYNQNLASKLLIEGITPPSWLWSPTGSSDSKELNKEDLISKLLGQYTLDSIRCSTEQYPLYDKPFISGANREFSDGFLKDTLDNCPSGQGRSVTRGDTDAGCSQNCAPELDFSITSPKDQTTGGFLNISNAPDQSVARIQRSKARQKAPELDFSITSPKDQTIGVFLNISNAPDQSVARIQRSKSGLKAPELDFNNTSPKDQTTGGFLNISNAPDQSVARIQRSKSRQKALELRNSANTVAESALDHESISGILSSGIRLSISSSKQTGNENELPELVEPCAFSGSCYEDLDLDEAACQNKDNGMDLYFGRITRSRSHVEILGSGRTSLELGHSQNDRKDVSFHCANTSKRSSVGTSSRVVADYRNRLLQSPGSSSAFGQNDGDIRFRAGSLSKEKGEVYSGKISSFKSSHRPQSCASGSWKADSFSNDDQRMVGTIMDFGDDLCKNHVDGSPVKKNIFYVGCVDKDGRGSILEDGKSCKESSNISEPVHCSKISSFGGGTLSISSPRKNSAANDKVQNFSGCQTRPPWCETKDMLDEVRNVDFMMNNELVAGNLINRSLSSANGDEQISVSLSSNGAKQRRQLESLVAKDSKNCFMSEKIQQLDFSVFEEQNLKTFSSSLGKKRPDKSPKNVSDRDLLLTQEISNCGYNPSLGGQSPDDSEVRKDVAKVHTNSSECDIHKHVDTCTEKYVSLTSQNNTPKRPQDNIEGGNCQYPEVEDETDIMMSKMVDTPTLLFHPVEQCWEQGYETSAEQVIEEGNWIGEGSLKSSEVSHATGSKDVGQSCFPKLANNPGEESHGFSSGQSEMANPMCVVPDKIEQFPAQVSQILSRLTGVEDNRLVTNYKSTKQGEDLLLEGRFEIVSIGSWPQLKRRKIKELQVNRLTSYPSSVKHVGSIQRDSPNRYLRNIEMDVNTDLTDLLDRKMSIDIEMDQDKDTDCINTENLTHTMRMLQANKSPPSVDGEQSQCLILSPKHKDLKFVAESMPVFEGFNVEMLADNGDLDFAADGVDLAGLRLSRIAIERASIIEEMCRSASLDTPMSHLSSALNFQGTLNPFQSLPNGLLEHMNLKTYLPTNKQLDSGKSLVNDTGSTLERIERVPYSVSLPYSRSRHGWNSRIQHASPVGSLWERLSSHTVSSEKCSISNPELTCFPIEEDPCISEDNKRVDEIVDDVEEETDSLLARDCNVRHPLEDLTNMGLNSSVSTFAKQNILRADTVDVTIAKSNVGGTQDDVQWSLKNKSRYDSEMRENQGSSLGKAKRKSYPTSPIGYDGTKKAKVSIDESVSTPTLSSKTNLKKHEQKISLKDSKRNNIVSNICSFIPLVQQTQAAAAVCAGKRDIKVKALEAAEAAKRLEEKRMNERKNRKEALKLERAKLEAENLRKMELEKKRKELERKKKDADAIAKKRSREEEERREKERKRTRLEARLRLREEEERGHAEKAGKEKRHTKDEKINTKKSYNEFKKEQNRGVVRGDDVASKKTVIEECGVSGDSFEAGKALPTVDRSPKNEDLIVQKRQEKSYEISPYQCSEDEDEEDEELPTKKYIPSWASKSSMGLLLPLQQKMEPDLIFHPESFCCMDEAEIDGCMNQIFLAVTI; via the exons ATGGAGAAGTTGTTCGTGCAGATATTCGAGCGGAAGAATCGAATAATAGAACAAGTGAAGCAACAGACGGAGTTGTATAACCAGAACCTGGCCTCTAAACTCCTGATTGAAGGAATCACTCCTCCGTCTTGGCTTTGGAGCCCTACCGGCTCTTCCGACTCTAAAG aactgaacaaggaagaCCTGATCTCTAAACTTCTTGGCCAATATACACTAGACTCAATCCGTTGCTCCACTGAACAGTACCCTTTGTACGATAAGCCATTCATCTCAGGAGCTAATCGAGAATTTTCTGATGGATTTCTCAAGGATACTCTTGATAATTGTCCTAGTGGACAAGGTAGATCTGTAACCAGAGGCGACACAGATGCTGGTTGTTCCCAAAATTGTGCTCCTGAGCTAGACTTTAGTATTACATCACCTAAGGATCAGACAACTGGAGGGTTCTTGAATATTTCTAATGCACCAGATCAGTCTGTGGCTAGAATCCAGAGATCTAAGGCTAGACAAAAGGCTCCTGAGCTAGACTTTAGTATTACATCACCTAAGGATCAGACAATTGGAGTGTTCTTGAATATTTCTAATGCACCGGATCAGTCTGTTGCTAGAATTCAGAGATCTAAGTCTGGACTAAAGGCTCCTGAGCTAGACTTTAATAATACATCACCTAAGGATCAGACAACTGGAGGGTTCTTGAATATTTCTAATGCACCAGATCAGTCCGTGGCTAGAATTCAGAGGTCTAAGTCTAGGCAAAAGGCTCTGGAGCTTCGTAACAGTGCAAATACAGTAGCTGAGAGTGCATTAGATCATGAAAGCATCAGTGGTATTCTTTCAAGCGGGATTAGATTGTCTATTTCTTCTTCCAAGCAAACAGGTAATGAAAATGAACTTCCAGAATTGGTAGAACCGTGTGCATTCAGCGGTTCATGTTATGAAGACTTGGATTTGGACGAAGCAGCTTGCCAAAACAAAGACAATGGCATGGATTTGTACTTTGGCAGAATTACAAGGTCTAGAAGTCATGTCGAAATTCTAGGTTCTGGCCGAACTTCATTAGAATTAGGCCACTCTCAAAATGATAGAAAAGATGTGTCATTTCATTGTGCTAACACGAGTAAAAGGAGCTCTGTGGGTACTTCCAGTAGAGTGGTGGCTGATTATCGTAATAGGCTGCTGCAGTCACCTGGATCTTCGTCTGCTTTTGGTCAAAATGACGGGGATATCAGATTTAGAGCAGGTTCTCTGAGCAAGGAAAAGGGAGAGGTTTATTCTGGCaaaatttcttcatttaaaagCTCTCATAGGCCTCAAAGTTGTGCTAGTGGTTCGTGGAAAGCAGAtagtttttcaaatgatgatcaGAGAATGGTTGGTACCATAATGGATTTTGGGGATGATTTATGTAAAAACCATGTCGATGGATCCCCAGTTAAGAAGAATATTTTTTATGTTGGCTGTGTAGATAAGGATGGCCGAGGATCAATTTTAGAAGATGGCAAGAGTTGCAAAGAGAGTAGCAATATATCTGAGCCTGTACATTGCTCgaaaatttcttcttttggGGGAGGCACGCTGTCAATATCCTCTCCTAGAAAGAATTCTGCCGCAAATGATAAAGTTCAGAATTTTTCAGGTTGTCAAACTAGACCACCTTGGTGTGAAACCAAAGATATGCTTGATGAGGTAAGAAATGTTGATTTTATGATGAACAACGAGCTTGTTGCGGGCAATCTTATTAATCGCTCTCTTAGTTCAGCGAATGGTGATGAACAGATAAGCGTTAGTTTAAGTTCAAATGGTGCTAAACAAAGAAGGCAGTTGGAATCTTTAGTGGCAAAGGACTCCAAAAATTGTTTTATGTCTGAGAAGATACAACAATTAGATTTTAGTGTATTTGAAGAGCAAAACTTGAAAACCTTCTCTTCTAGTTTAGGAAAGAAAAGGCCCGATAAGTCACCAAAAAACGTGTCGGATCGTGATTTATTGCTTACCCAGGAAATTTCTAACTGCGGTTATAACCCTTCTTTGGGTGGGCAATCACCAGACGATTCAGAGGTCCGGAAAGATGTAGCTAAAGTTCATACAAACTCTTCCGAATGTGATATTCACAAGCATGTTGACACCTGCACTGAAAAATATGTTTCTCTTACAAGTCAAAATAATACACCAAAGAGGCCTCAAGATAATATAGAGGGTGGGAATTGCCAATACCCTGAAGTTGAAGACGAGACAGATATTATGATGTCAAAAATGGTGGACACTCCTACTTTACTGTTTCATCCAGTGGAACAATGTTGGGAACAGGGGTATGAAACCTCGGCAGAACAGGTCATTGAAGAG GGTAATTGGATTGGTGAAGGCAGCCTTAAGAGCTCAGAAGTTTCACATGCTACTGGAAGCAAAGACGTTGGACAATCTTGTTTTCCTAAACTAGCCAATAACCCAGGTGAAGAGTCCCATGGTTTCTCAAGTGGACAATCAGAAATGGCAAATCCAATGTGTGTTGTTCCTGACAAAATAGAGCAGTTTCCCGCACAGGTTTCTCAAATTTTATCACGCCTTACTGGTGTTGAAGATAATAGGTTAGTAACTAATTATAAAAGCACTAAACAAGGTGAGGACTTATTACTCGAGGGCAGATTTGAAATTGTCAGCATCGGATCATGGCCACAGCTGAAGAGGAGAAAGATCAAAGAGCTACAAGTGAATAGACTGACATCTTATCCAAGCTCGGTGAAACATGTTGGCAGCATTCAACGAGATTCTCCAAATAGATATTTAAGGAACATAGAAATGGATGTAAACACTGATTTGACAGATTTATTAGATAGGAAGATGAGTATCGATATAGAAATGGACCAGGATAAGGATACAGATTGTATAAATACGGAAAATTTAACTCACACGATGAGAATGCTTCAAGCAAACAAATCTCCTCCGTCCGTTGATGGAGAGCAGTCACAATGTTTGATTCTTTCTCCAAAACATAAAGACCTGAAATTTGTTGCTGAATCGATGCCTGTGTTTGAGGGGTTCAATGTAGAGATGCTAGCAGATAATGGTGACCTGGATTTTGCTGCGGATGGTGTTGATTTGGCCGGATTAAGGCTTTCCAGGATTGCAATAGAACGTGCTAGCATAATAGAAGAAATGTGCAGATCGGCTAGCCTGGATACACCCATGTCTCATTTATCATCTGCTTTAAATTTTCAAGGAACCTTAAACCCATTTCAATCTTTACCAAATGGTCTCCTTGAGCACATGAACCTGAAGACTTATTTGCCTACCAACAAACAACTAGATTCTGGTAAGAGTCTTGTAAATGATACGGGAAGTACTCTCGAAAGGATTGAAAGGGTGCCATATTCTGTTAGTCTACCTTATTCTCGATCAAGACATGGTTGGAATTCAAGAATTCAACATGCATCTCCGGTTGGGAGTTTGTGGGAAAGGCTGTCATCACACACTGTAAGTTCAGAGAAGTGTTCGATTTCAAATCCAGAACTCACATGTTTCCCAATTGAGGAAGACCCTTGTATCAGTGAAGACAATAAAAGGGTAGATGAGATTGTAGATGATGTCGAAGAAGAAACTGATTCATTATTGGCGCGTGATTGTAATGTGCGGCATCCGCTTGAGGATTTGACAAACATGGGTTTAAATTCATCTGTATCAACTTTTGCAAAACAGAACATCTTGAGGGCAGATACTGTGGATGTCACTATTGCAAAATCTAATGTTGGCGGGACTCAAGATGATGTACAATGGAGTCTGAAAAATAAGTCTCGGTATGACAGTGAGATGAGGGAAAATCAAGGATCCTCTTTGGGCAAAGCCAAGAGAAAGAGCTACCCGACTTCACCAATTGGTTATGACGGAACCAAGAAGGCCAAAGTATCAATTGATGAAAGTGTCAGCACACCAACTTTATCAAGTAAAACCAATTTGAAGAAACATGAGCAAAAGATTTCATTGAAGGATTCTAAGAGGAATAACAttgtttcaaatatttgttcatttATACCACTGGTACAACAGACAcaagctgctgctgctgtatgTGCAG GAAAAAGAGATATCAAGGTGAAAGCCCTGGAGGCTGCTGAGGCTGCAAAACGTCTAGAAGAAAAAAGAATGAATGAACGTAAGAATAGGAAGGAAGCTTTGAAGCTTGAACGTGCAAAATTGGAAGCagaaaatttgagaaaaatggAACTTGAGAAGAAAAGGAAAGAATTGGAACGCAAGAAAAAAGATGCTGATGCGATTGCAAAGAAAAGGTCGAGAGAGGAAGAAGAAAGAAGGGAAAAGGAGAGGAAAAGAACGCGGTTAGAAGCAAGGCTACGTCTGAGGGAAGAAGAAGAAAGAGGACATGCTGAGAAAGCTGGAAAAGAAAAACGCCATACCAAA GATGAGAAAATCAACACCAAGAAGTCTTACAATGAGTTTAAGAAGGAGCAAAACCGTGGAGTCGTGAGAGGAGACGACGTTGCTTCAAAAAAAACAGTCATTGAAGAATGTGGTGTTTCTGGTGATTCTTTCGAAGCTGGAAAG GCACTGCCCACAGTCGATAGATCACCCAAAAACGAGGACTTGATAGTTCAgaaaaggcaagaaaaatcatATGAGATCTCTCCATATCAATGTTCAGAAGACgaagatgaagaagatgaagagttACCCACCAAAAAGTACATTCCATCATGGGCCAG TAAAAGTTCTATGGGTCTGCTTTTACCCTTGCAGCAAAAAATGGAACCTGATTTAATATTTCATCCTGAAAGTTTTTGCTGCATGGATGAAG CAGAGATAGATGGATGCATGAATCAAATTTTCCTGGCTGTTACAATCTAG